A genomic stretch from Chitinophaga agri includes:
- a CDS encoding purine-nucleoside phosphorylase gives MSDLLQQIAAAADYIRKSWSGTPEVGIILGSGLGNLAGDIIDSTEIPYEQIPYFPSSSVEGHKGRLILGQLNGRPVIAMAGRFHFYEGLSMQQVTFPVRVMKALGVETLLVSNAAGGMNKAFNVGDLMIIRDHINLQPEHPLRGPNINALGPRFPDMSEPYSKALIAKAKEIAAANSIPVHTGVYVGVQGPTFETRAEYMYMHIIGGDAVGMSTVPEVIVAIHSGMKVLAMSVITDIGIREEENVITHEEVLEAANAAEPKLTLIFRELVKVI, from the coding sequence ATGAGTGATCTCTTACAACAAATAGCTGCTGCTGCGGACTATATCCGCAAATCATGGTCTGGTACCCCGGAAGTGGGTATTATTTTAGGTAGTGGACTGGGTAACCTGGCCGGTGATATTATTGACAGCACAGAAATCCCCTATGAGCAGATCCCATATTTCCCTTCTTCCTCTGTAGAAGGGCATAAAGGCCGGCTGATACTGGGCCAGCTGAATGGTCGTCCGGTAATAGCGATGGCCGGCAGGTTCCATTTTTACGAAGGCCTGTCGATGCAGCAGGTTACTTTTCCGGTACGGGTCATGAAGGCCCTGGGTGTGGAAACCCTGCTGGTTTCCAATGCGGCAGGTGGTATGAATAAGGCATTTAACGTAGGAGATCTGATGATCATCCGCGATCATATTAACCTGCAGCCGGAACATCCGCTGCGCGGACCTAATATCAATGCCCTGGGACCACGTTTCCCGGATATGAGCGAGCCTTACTCCAAGGCGCTGATTGCCAAAGCAAAAGAAATCGCTGCCGCGAATAGTATTCCTGTACACACCGGCGTTTATGTAGGGGTGCAGGGGCCTACTTTCGAAACAAGGGCGGAATATATGTACATGCATATCATCGGGGGAGACGCGGTAGGTATGAGTACGGTGCCTGAAGTGATCGTGGCCATCCATAGCGGAATGAAAGTATTAGCAATGAGTGTTATTACTGATATCGGCATCCGTGAGGAGGAAAATGTCATTACACACGAGGAAGTACTGGAAGCGGCAAACGCAGCCGAACCAAAATTAACGCTAATTTTCAGGGAGCTGGTTAAGGTTATATAA
- the sucC gene encoding ADP-forming succinate--CoA ligase subunit beta gives MNLHEYQAKELLKKYNVPVQEGIPVDTPEAAAEAYKQLKVQYGNEFAVVKAQIHAGGRGKGTIRGKEQRGVAVGKNAEDVKTIAGNILGGVLVTIQTGEAGKLVNKVLVAQDVYYPGPNPIKEFYLSILLDRAKGQNVIMYSTEGGMDIEEVAHNTPDKIFKEWVQPNTTLQPFQARKIAFNFGLSGEAFKNMVKFVTNLYNAYVGLDAGMLEINPLFKTSDEKIIAVDCKLNLDDNALMRHPDLEALRDISEEDPTEVEAGKFNLNYVKLDGNVGCMVNGAGLAMATMDMIKLSGGEPANFLDVGGTANAQTVEAGFRIILKDPKVKAILINIFGGIVRCDRVAQGVIDAYQSIGDIKVPIIVRLQGTNAEEAKKLIEESGLKVQSAILLSEAAALVNKAVTA, from the coding sequence ATGAACTTACATGAATACCAGGCTAAAGAACTGTTGAAGAAATATAACGTACCGGTACAGGAAGGGATTCCGGTAGATACCCCTGAAGCGGCGGCAGAAGCTTATAAGCAACTTAAAGTGCAATATGGTAACGAGTTTGCTGTCGTAAAGGCGCAGATTCATGCCGGTGGACGTGGTAAAGGTACCATCCGTGGTAAAGAACAGAGAGGTGTGGCTGTAGGTAAGAATGCCGAAGATGTGAAAACCATTGCCGGAAACATCCTGGGTGGCGTACTGGTGACCATCCAGACCGGAGAAGCCGGAAAATTAGTTAACAAGGTGCTGGTAGCACAGGACGTGTACTACCCTGGCCCTAACCCAATAAAAGAATTTTATCTGTCTATCCTGCTGGATCGTGCAAAAGGTCAGAACGTGATCATGTACTCTACAGAAGGTGGTATGGATATCGAAGAAGTAGCTCACAACACTCCTGACAAGATCTTCAAAGAGTGGGTACAGCCAAACACTACCCTCCAGCCGTTCCAGGCAAGGAAGATAGCGTTCAACTTCGGTCTGAGCGGTGAAGCTTTCAAGAACATGGTGAAATTCGTGACTAACCTGTACAACGCGTACGTTGGTCTGGATGCCGGCATGCTGGAAATCAACCCACTGTTCAAAACCAGCGATGAGAAGATCATTGCAGTTGACTGTAAACTGAACCTTGACGACAACGCACTGATGCGTCATCCTGATCTGGAAGCACTACGTGATATCTCTGAAGAAGACCCAACAGAAGTAGAAGCAGGTAAATTCAACCTGAACTATGTAAAACTGGATGGTAACGTAGGTTGTATGGTAAACGGCGCCGGTCTGGCAATGGCTACCATGGACATGATCAAACTGAGCGGTGGTGAGCCGGCTAACTTCCTGGACGTAGGAGGTACTGCAAACGCACAGACCGTAGAAGCTGGTTTCCGTATCATCCTGAAAGATCCTAAAGTAAAAGCGATCCTCATCAACATCTTTGGTGGTATCGTACGTTGCGACCGTGTTGCACAGGGTGTGATCGACGCTTACCAGTCTATCGGTGATATCAAAGTTCCTATCATCGTACGTCTGCAGGGTACTAACGCTGAAGAAGCGAAAAAACTCATCGAAGAAAGCGGTCTGAAAGTACAGTCTGCAATCCTGCTGAGCGAAGCTGCTGCACTGGTAAACAAAGCAGTAACTGCTTAA
- a CDS encoding bactofilin family protein has protein sequence MFSNNNRNARSESKSVMPSSNVNIIGSGTTIQGDIVSEGDIRIDGQVNGLVSTKAKIVVGPEGEIIGDLICQSADILGKVTGIIKVEDLLFLKGNALVKGDLYTAHFEMEPTAKFNGRCYMEPEEVAAANQKDKDKNGKQQQQQQQQPAKEKIEGQQA, from the coding sequence ATGTTTAGCAATAACAATCGTAATGCCAGAAGCGAGAGCAAATCAGTAATGCCATCATCCAATGTTAACATTATTGGCAGTGGAACTACTATCCAGGGAGACATCGTAAGCGAAGGAGACATTCGCATTGACGGGCAGGTGAACGGCCTGGTATCAACAAAAGCTAAAATTGTAGTAGGTCCGGAAGGGGAGATTATCGGTGACCTGATATGTCAGAGCGCTGACATCCTGGGTAAGGTAACAGGTATTATCAAAGTGGAAGATCTGTTGTTCCTGAAGGGTAATGCACTGGTGAAAGGTGATCTGTACACTGCTCACTTCGAAATGGAGCCTACCGCAAAATTCAATGGTCGTTGCTACATGGAACCTGAAGAGGTTGCAGCTGCAAACCAGAAGGATAAAGATAAAAATGGAAAACAGCAACAACAACAACAACAACAACCCGCTAAAGAAAAGATCGAAGGGCAGCAAGCCTGA
- a CDS encoding heavy-metal-associated domain-containing protein, with translation MKSLFAIIFLAIGLHISSYAQIKKASLQAAGLTCAMCSRATLEALKTLPFVDKIDTDLNNTTFLLSFKPDAQVNIDEIKAKVEDAGFSVAKLVLTASFDKIAVEKDAHVKYAGATFHFVNAKQQVLSGDQQITVIDKDFVSARQFKKFATQTTMSCYQTGVMASCCKMEGHAAPERIYHVTI, from the coding sequence ATGAAATCATTATTTGCTATTATATTCCTGGCCATCGGCCTGCATATCTCTTCTTACGCACAGATTAAAAAAGCATCCCTGCAGGCAGCAGGACTGACATGTGCCATGTGTTCGAGAGCAACGCTTGAAGCGCTGAAAACACTTCCTTTTGTGGATAAGATCGACACAGATCTTAACAACACCACTTTCCTGCTTTCTTTCAAACCAGACGCCCAGGTGAACATCGATGAGATCAAAGCCAAGGTTGAAGACGCCGGTTTTTCCGTTGCCAAACTGGTACTGACCGCTTCCTTCGACAAGATAGCGGTAGAGAAAGACGCACACGTTAAATATGCAGGAGCAACGTTTCACTTCGTCAATGCTAAACAACAGGTATTGTCAGGTGATCAGCAGATAACAGTGATAGACAAAGACTTCGTTTCTGCCAGGCAGTTTAAGAAGTTTGCTACCCAGACCACCATGTCTTGTTACCAGACCGGCGTTATGGCCAGCTGCTGCAAAATGGAAGGTCATGCCGCGCCTGAACGCATCTATCACGTTACCATCTGA
- a CDS encoding SprT-like domain-containing protein gives MKKEAPLNALAAYLPEGTFEQVMAYLNQYRVHLTVTRERASILGDYRHPDRRGGHRISINGNLNKYAFLVTLLHEISHLTTYMQYANSVASHGKEWKTHFSAILKEFVGKGYLPADVEAALRQSIRNPAASSCADDELMRVLKRYDRKKENHFLVEQLSLNQLFRTKDGRIFRKGERIRKRYRCEEVATKRMYLFSPVYEVEAVAA, from the coding sequence GTGAAAAAGGAGGCTCCTTTAAATGCATTAGCTGCATATCTGCCCGAAGGAACCTTCGAGCAGGTGATGGCCTACCTCAACCAGTATAGGGTACACCTGACAGTAACACGTGAACGGGCAAGCATTCTCGGAGATTACCGGCATCCCGACCGGAGGGGAGGGCATCGCATCAGTATTAACGGTAATCTTAACAAGTATGCCTTTCTTGTCACCCTGCTGCACGAGATCTCGCACCTTACCACCTACATGCAGTATGCCAACAGCGTCGCATCTCACGGGAAGGAATGGAAAACGCATTTCTCCGCTATCCTGAAAGAGTTTGTCGGGAAGGGTTACCTGCCGGCAGATGTGGAAGCTGCTCTCCGGCAGAGTATCCGCAATCCGGCTGCCAGCTCCTGTGCAGATGACGAACTGATGCGTGTACTAAAACGTTATGACCGGAAGAAAGAGAATCATTTTCTGGTGGAACAATTGTCGCTCAACCAGTTATTTCGTACTAAAGACGGTCGCATTTTCCGTAAGGGGGAACGCATCCGTAAGCGTTACCGCTGCGAGGAAGTAGCAACCAAAAGAATGTACCTCTTCAGTCCCGTATATGAAGTGGAAGCCGTTGCTGCATAA
- a CDS encoding DUF4407 domain-containing protein, translating into MKRFRDFFLFCSGVHVPMLKKAPSETNKYGGIGATIFFTGLLAAFSGGYALWTVFSSPWGAIVFGIIWGLMIFNLDRYIVSGMKKRNKFMQEFGMAVPRLLLAVLIAMVISKPLELKVFEKEINQELIVMEQQVFKTQEDKVKDRFQDQVTTLNAEIARLNEDIRLQAAKQDTLQLIAQQEADGTGGSRKQNLGPIYKAKKADADSAGALLQRISAQNGTLIAQKRQQLASIDSARQATVGSLDRSRIDGLASRLDALGHLTERSQPVLWANWFIMLLFITIETAPVFVKLISPRGPYDDLLEAHEHAYIIFRKEQIEKREREYNKRMMIGQAAGINS; encoded by the coding sequence ATGAAGCGCTTCCGCGACTTTTTCCTGTTTTGTTCAGGAGTGCATGTGCCTATGCTAAAGAAAGCCCCATCAGAAACAAACAAGTATGGTGGCATTGGCGCGACGATCTTTTTCACGGGTCTGCTGGCAGCCTTTTCCGGAGGGTATGCACTGTGGACCGTATTCAGTTCGCCCTGGGGTGCTATCGTTTTCGGCATCATATGGGGACTGATGATCTTTAACCTGGACAGGTATATTGTGTCCGGCATGAAAAAACGTAACAAATTCATGCAGGAATTTGGTATGGCTGTACCTCGTCTCCTGCTCGCTGTCCTTATCGCCATGGTGATATCAAAGCCACTGGAACTGAAGGTGTTTGAGAAAGAGATCAACCAGGAACTGATCGTCATGGAACAGCAGGTCTTCAAAACACAGGAAGACAAGGTAAAAGACCGCTTCCAGGATCAGGTCACTACCCTGAATGCTGAAATTGCACGTCTGAATGAAGACATCCGGTTACAGGCCGCCAAACAGGACACCCTCCAGCTGATCGCGCAACAGGAAGCTGACGGCACCGGTGGCTCGCGTAAACAAAACCTCGGCCCTATCTACAAAGCGAAAAAAGCAGATGCAGACAGTGCCGGCGCTTTATTACAGCGGATCTCTGCCCAGAACGGTACCCTGATTGCACAGAAGCGTCAGCAGCTGGCCAGTATTGATTCCGCCCGTCAGGCAACAGTAGGTTCGCTGGACCGTAGCCGCATTGACGGACTCGCATCCCGGTTGGATGCGCTGGGGCACCTGACAGAGCGTAGTCAGCCCGTGCTATGGGCAAACTGGTTTATCATGCTGCTTTTCATCACTATTGAGACAGCCCCGGTATTTGTAAAACTTATTTCTCCCCGCGGTCCGTACGACGATCTGCTGGAGGCGCATGAACATGCCTACATCATCTTCCGTAAGGAACAGATAGAGAAAAGAGAAAGAGAATACAATAAGCGTATGATGATAGGACAGGCAGCAGGCATAAATTCTTAA
- a CDS encoding putative porin translates to MRSFILICCLLAAVQCVHAQIGQRFGNMGGGGGASMQKDTGKHTHEPDTITISYRRLGEPTDYRLDSSLADFTDSYLRVPATYMFLGNTGAPARNLLFTPFMKPGFDAGYHTFDVYGFNHENARIYTTTKPYSELRYLVGSQQEQHIGVLHTQNRTDRFNFGFEYNKKYAPGFFRSQATNHDIYRVTGRFNSKNKRYNAYLSYFYNKFNNGENGGIRGGDSILDNPTYSQRKTVDVNLGNYSATSSGLFTTTLPVKTTNKQSGFMFVQQYDWGKGDTIHVNDTTDYYKFDPFFRVQYTFKVDNDGLEYLDGQPDTFFYANKYNWGFNGDTIRARHEWRNISNDISLIQFPIRGNQGHFISAGARYESIRGTFLDANISFSNLVLHGEYRNKTRNQKWDLQAKGEFYLTGQNAGDYNITGMLSRYLNETLGNVHLLFSNTNREASYIYKYFSSTYDSWYNNSLGKENTTLLQFSADNRKLKYNLAVNYYLMENYTYFSNYYTSAQAPALFNLLQVVLNKHFKYKKYNWYAEFAFQQVHGDGRINVPAFWTRHRLAYETKLFNNLNLMTGIEAKYNTSYYADDYSPVIGQFVYQTTQRIKYYAPDLAAFVHFRIKSLSAFIRGENLNTFFATNNFAGPAYPYNNFTFRLGLRWWFIN, encoded by the coding sequence ATGAGGTCATTTATTTTAATATGTTGTTTGCTGGCTGCTGTTCAGTGCGTTCACGCGCAGATCGGCCAACGTTTCGGCAATATGGGCGGTGGCGGAGGTGCTTCTATGCAGAAGGACACCGGCAAACATACACATGAACCGGATACGATCACCATCAGCTACCGCCGGCTTGGCGAGCCGACGGACTACAGGCTGGACTCATCACTTGCCGACTTCACTGATTCCTACCTGCGTGTACCCGCGACCTACATGTTCCTGGGCAATACTGGCGCTCCTGCCCGTAACCTGCTGTTCACACCATTTATGAAGCCTGGTTTTGATGCCGGCTATCATACTTTTGATGTGTATGGGTTCAATCATGAGAATGCCCGTATCTATACTACTACCAAGCCCTATTCTGAATTGCGCTACCTGGTGGGTAGTCAGCAGGAACAGCATATCGGTGTACTCCATACCCAGAACCGTACCGACCGTTTCAACTTCGGATTTGAGTATAATAAGAAATATGCACCAGGCTTCTTCCGCTCACAGGCAACAAACCACGACATTTACCGTGTAACAGGTCGTTTCAATAGTAAAAACAAGCGCTATAACGCTTACCTGAGCTATTTCTATAATAAGTTTAATAATGGTGAGAACGGTGGGATCCGTGGAGGGGATTCTATACTGGATAATCCTACCTATAGTCAGCGCAAAACAGTCGATGTGAACCTTGGTAACTATTCAGCTACCAGTTCAGGGCTGTTCACAACCACATTGCCGGTAAAAACGACCAACAAGCAGTCGGGCTTCATGTTCGTACAGCAGTACGACTGGGGTAAGGGAGATACTATTCATGTGAATGACACCACCGATTATTATAAATTCGACCCTTTCTTTCGTGTACAGTATACGTTTAAGGTAGATAATGATGGTCTGGAATACCTGGACGGTCAGCCGGATACGTTCTTCTATGCTAATAAATATAACTGGGGCTTCAATGGTGACACGATCCGTGCCCGTCATGAATGGCGGAATATCTCCAATGATATCTCCCTGATACAGTTCCCTATCCGTGGAAACCAGGGGCACTTTATCAGTGCCGGTGCCAGGTATGAAAGCATACGGGGGACTTTCCTGGACGCTAATATTAGTTTCAGCAACCTGGTTTTACATGGAGAATACCGTAACAAAACGCGTAACCAGAAATGGGACCTGCAGGCTAAAGGTGAATTTTATCTCACCGGACAAAACGCCGGGGACTATAATATAACTGGTATGCTAAGCCGTTATCTCAATGAGACATTGGGTAATGTACATTTGCTTTTCAGTAATACCAACCGGGAGGCCTCTTATATCTACAAATATTTCAGCAGTACCTACGACAGCTGGTACAATAATTCACTTGGAAAGGAAAATACAACACTCTTACAGTTCTCTGCGGATAACAGGAAGCTGAAGTATAACCTGGCGGTGAACTATTACCTGATGGAGAACTATACCTACTTCTCCAATTACTACACCAGTGCGCAGGCACCGGCGCTTTTTAACCTGTTACAGGTTGTTTTGAATAAGCACTTCAAGTATAAAAAATATAACTGGTACGCGGAATTTGCCTTCCAGCAGGTGCATGGTGACGGAAGGATCAACGTGCCTGCATTCTGGACGCGTCACCGGTTAGCGTATGAGACTAAATTGTTCAATAACCTGAACCTGATGACAGGTATTGAAGCAAAATATAATACGTCTTATTACGCGGATGATTATTCTCCGGTGATCGGTCAATTTGTGTATCAGACTACCCAACGAATTAAGTATTATGCGCCTGATCTCGCTGCATTTGTACACTTCCGTATTAAGTCTTTGTCAGCATTTATCAGGGGGGAAAATCTCAATACTTTCTTCGCTACAAATAACTTCGCCGGACCGGCTTATCCATACAATAACTTCACATTCAGACTGGGTTTACGCTGGTGGTTTATTAATTAA
- a CDS encoding HYC_CC_PP family protein: protein MKRLTTILLAFLYITLTSGFTVNVHYCMGKLASLEFSSHENDQCNKCSKPEKKKKGKCCREEAKFCKADVSSHQLAKAQQSSEPAVKDLSLPVAIVPVPAISNTQPISHYDHGPPDDCKRIPLYIQYCTYLI from the coding sequence ATGAAGAGACTAACAACCATATTACTAGCTTTCCTGTATATCACGCTCACCAGTGGCTTCACGGTGAATGTGCATTACTGTATGGGTAAGCTTGCGTCCCTGGAATTTAGTTCTCATGAAAATGACCAGTGCAACAAATGCAGTAAGCCCGAAAAGAAGAAGAAAGGTAAATGTTGCCGGGAGGAAGCTAAATTCTGCAAGGCAGATGTTTCCTCTCACCAGCTTGCCAAAGCACAGCAAAGCAGTGAACCAGCTGTTAAAGACCTTAGTCTGCCGGTAGCCATTGTACCGGTACCAGCCATTAGCAATACACAACCCATCTCACATTACGATCACGGTCCGCCCGATGATTGTAAGAGGATACCCTTGTATATTCAATACTGCACATATCTGATCTGA
- the porW gene encoding type IX secretion system periplasmic lipoprotein PorW/SprE, whose translation MQKPLVPKVAQPKGENRRIPAEMLAERRWTIKRKLVQNMLARYNYLFNARKKLRLITHNVSRQGQDNYNYLLPFYPYSLQNLGLSAGDLDTVIEKASINIQIHDPRSKWIDDSYLVIGQAYFYQGEWDKANRTFQYINTTYAPKKKSDYKAVVGSSAKDELSIASREKRKPPFGYFKHTYARNDAFVWTAKTYLEMKEFDQARSIMNILEHDPYFPKRLAGEMAEVRAYALYKQERFKEVIVPLQIAVKSKKNKDERARMFYILGQLYTNYSLPDSAVMMFWKVIKQKPDPIMDFQARMQIAKLDATREGGSFDESLSRLKRMVRKEKYYEFRDAIYYTMATLVQPKDPDLAMEYLRQSLKMESSNTMQKALSFKGIADIYYGQRQYRLARNFYDSTASVMPPEFTDSAIVNKRKRVLNDVAIRVEAIQREDSLQRIAAMPESDRTIFLEKLAGQMRREAEEKAKQEKENAEKGILPEMTNNNPLANNMGNNNNPAAPKNDDAGEWYFYNNGSKSAGYSEFKKRWGNRALADNWRRSQTGAVAANQNLQPEDESGNPIKPDANKTAADSSSAKSLAAGLPLTPDDLRKSNEIVKDAYYDLGKLYNDQLDNTELAIETYDTLLKRYPQHPNKTEVVYSLYIWHTKLGHNELAAKYKQSVVTQFGDSKFASIIKYGALQDINESKKKEISTSYDSVYVNYLRGNLAEAYAMKKAADSTYGLTFMQPKFDLLEAMIIMKMDTCEFGRQAVVNVINKYKQDDAVQAKAQSLLEALDNRAALVVYLSRLEIDKSRDNGNIVDENISIRYPWQKPEPKFESEKLKTATADSVKVAANAPLKVAPLPAPMKPVTIYKLNASNPHFVVMYFLRTNKSAIDEALTQFTKYNAEKHGGENIQVANFVLTQQDVMLIFRLFPNEDKALDYYDEVRFEAEKIAPRIRPSDYTMFIISRDNFIQMNSTKDVEGYRKFFNDNYVTQ comes from the coding sequence ATGCAAAAGCCGCTTGTACCCAAAGTAGCACAGCCGAAAGGTGAGAACAGACGTATTCCGGCAGAGATGCTTGCGGAACGCCGCTGGACCATCAAACGGAAGCTGGTACAGAACATGCTGGCGCGATATAACTATTTGTTCAATGCCCGCAAGAAGCTGCGACTCATCACGCACAATGTGAGCCGCCAGGGACAGGATAACTACAACTACCTCCTTCCCTTCTACCCTTACAGTTTACAGAACCTGGGCCTCAGCGCCGGTGACCTGGACACTGTCATCGAAAAAGCATCTATCAACATCCAGATACACGATCCCCGCAGTAAATGGATCGACGACAGCTACCTCGTTATTGGTCAGGCTTACTTCTACCAGGGGGAATGGGATAAAGCCAACCGTACCTTCCAGTACATTAACACTACCTACGCTCCTAAAAAGAAATCAGATTATAAAGCTGTGGTAGGTTCCAGTGCAAAAGACGAACTGTCCATCGCCTCCCGTGAGAAACGGAAGCCACCATTCGGCTATTTTAAACATACCTATGCGCGAAACGACGCATTCGTGTGGACAGCCAAAACATACCTGGAAATGAAGGAGTTTGACCAGGCCCGTTCTATTATGAACATCCTGGAGCATGACCCGTATTTCCCTAAAAGACTGGCAGGGGAAATGGCTGAAGTAAGAGCCTATGCCCTGTACAAGCAGGAGCGTTTCAAAGAAGTGATCGTACCTTTACAGATAGCTGTTAAAAGCAAAAAGAACAAAGACGAACGTGCCCGTATGTTTTACATCCTGGGCCAGCTGTACACCAACTACAGCCTCCCGGATTCAGCAGTAATGATGTTCTGGAAGGTGATCAAACAAAAGCCGGATCCTATCATGGACTTCCAGGCACGCATGCAGATCGCCAAACTGGATGCAACCCGTGAAGGCGGTTCCTTTGATGAAAGTCTGTCCCGCCTGAAACGCATGGTGCGCAAAGAGAAATACTATGAGTTCCGTGACGCGATCTATTACACCATGGCAACCCTGGTACAACCTAAAGATCCCGACCTTGCGATGGAATACCTGCGTCAGTCACTCAAAATGGAGAGCAGCAACACGATGCAGAAAGCGCTGTCCTTCAAAGGAATAGCCGATATCTACTACGGACAGCGCCAATACCGCCTGGCCAGGAACTTCTATGATAGCACCGCTTCGGTAATGCCACCGGAGTTTACGGATTCCGCTATCGTGAATAAGCGCAAACGTGTACTGAATGATGTGGCTATCCGCGTAGAAGCTATTCAGCGGGAAGATAGTCTGCAGCGTATTGCAGCTATGCCGGAGTCGGACAGAACGATCTTCCTGGAAAAACTCGCCGGTCAGATGCGCAGGGAAGCAGAAGAGAAAGCGAAACAGGAAAAGGAAAATGCAGAGAAGGGCATATTGCCTGAAATGACCAATAATAACCCGCTTGCCAATAATATGGGCAACAATAACAATCCGGCAGCTCCTAAAAATGACGATGCCGGAGAGTGGTATTTCTATAATAATGGCAGTAAATCAGCAGGTTATTCCGAATTTAAAAAACGCTGGGGAAACAGGGCACTAGCCGATAACTGGCGTAGAAGTCAGACGGGGGCGGTGGCTGCCAATCAGAATCTGCAGCCGGAAGATGAAAGTGGTAATCCCATTAAACCAGATGCAAATAAAACAGCTGCCGACAGCTCCAGCGCTAAATCACTGGCAGCGGGACTGCCACTCACACCGGACGATCTACGGAAATCCAATGAGATAGTAAAAGATGCCTATTATGACCTGGGTAAACTCTACAATGATCAGCTGGATAATACGGAACTGGCCATCGAAACTTACGATACCCTCCTGAAAAGATATCCGCAGCACCCGAATAAAACAGAGGTGGTTTATTCACTGTATATCTGGCATACCAAGCTGGGACATAATGAGTTAGCTGCGAAGTATAAGCAAAGCGTGGTGACACAGTTCGGCGACTCTAAATTTGCCAGCATCATTAAATACGGGGCACTACAGGATATCAACGAAAGCAAAAAGAAAGAGATCTCCACATCATACGACTCCGTGTATGTGAATTACCTGCGTGGCAACCTGGCAGAAGCCTATGCGATGAAAAAAGCAGCTGATTCTACCTATGGACTGACCTTTATGCAGCCTAAATTCGACCTGCTGGAGGCTATGATCATCATGAAAATGGATACCTGCGAATTTGGACGTCAGGCCGTTGTGAATGTTATTAACAAATACAAACAGGACGACGCGGTACAGGCAAAAGCCCAGTCCCTGCTTGAAGCACTGGATAACAGGGCGGCCCTGGTAGTATACCTGTCCAGACTGGAAATAGACAAGAGCCGGGATAATGGCAATATAGTGGATGAAAACATCTCTATCCGTTATCCATGGCAGAAACCGGAGCCTAAGTTCGAGTCAGAAAAACTGAAAACCGCTACGGCTGATTCGGTAAAGGTAGCAGCTAACGCACCACTGAAAGTGGCACCACTGCCGGCACCAATGAAACCTGTGACTATCTATAAACTGAATGCCAGCAATCCGCATTTCGTTGTAATGTACTTCCTTCGTACCAACAAATCAGCTATTGATGAGGCACTGACCCAGTTTACGAAGTACAACGCAGAAAAACATGGCGGGGAGAACATCCAGGTAGCTAACTTCGTACTGACCCAACAGGATGTCATGCTGATATTCAGGCTATTCCCGAACGAAGACAAGGCACTGGACTATTATGATGAAGTGAGGTTCGAAGCAGAAAAGATCGCTCCGCGTATCCGTCCGTCAGACTATACCATGTTTATCATCTCCAGGGATAACTTTATCCAGATGAACAGTACGAAGGACGTCGAAGGCTATAGAAAATTCTTCAACGACAATTACGTTACGCAATAA
- a CDS encoding AtpZ/AtpI family protein produces MENSNNNNNNNPLKKRSKGSKPDNRLIFKYTGLAFQMMATLGIAVFAGYKIDQWTGWSFPFFLIILSLIALVLILRQIIKDTSRNE; encoded by the coding sequence ATGGAAAACAGCAACAACAACAACAACAACAACCCGCTAAAGAAAAGATCGAAGGGCAGCAAGCCTGATAACAGGTTAATCTTTAAGTATACAGGGCTGGCTTTTCAGATGATGGCCACATTAGGCATAGCGGTATTTGCTGGTTATAAAATCGACCAGTGGACAGGATGGTCATTCCCTTTCTTTCTGATCATTTTGTCTTTAATCGCTTTAGTCTTAATTTTGCGCCAAATTATCAAAGATACCAGCAGGAATGAGTGA